A genomic stretch from Candidatus Methanomassiliicoccus intestinalis Issoire-Mx1 includes:
- a CDS encoding DUF655 domain-containing protein: MEDYARIIDYLPQGHPSEKGFKKEPVAYGVGEVEFKLFELVPKSDAIITMGDRVYIGKETSQRDKVAHVKKRVGYDELTAAAQAELPFVIQEIVEDTEERFVKFFNESQAISTRYHMLELIPGLGKKLMWAIVEERKKGNFKSYEDITKRVPAIKSPSKLIARRIEEELSDPTQKYHLFISK, translated from the coding sequence ATGGAAGACTATGCGCGTATAATAGATTATTTGCCGCAAGGACATCCTTCAGAGAAAGGATTTAAAAAAGAACCTGTGGCTTACGGCGTTGGAGAGGTTGAGTTTAAACTCTTTGAGTTAGTTCCAAAATCCGATGCCATAATAACAATGGGAGACAGAGTTTACATAGGAAAGGAGACCTCCCAGCGCGATAAAGTTGCTCATGTAAAAAAGCGTGTTGGTTATGATGAACTCACTGCTGCAGCACAGGCAGAACTTCCATTTGTAATTCAAGAAATTGTAGAAGACACTGAAGAGCGCTTTGTCAAATTCTTCAATGAATCCCAAGCAATAAGCACAAGATATCACATGCTTGAGCTTATACCAGGATTGGGAAAGAAACTGATGTGGGCAATAGTTGAAGAACGTAAAAAAGGGAACTTCAAAAGCTATGAGGATATTACAAAAAGAGTGCCAGCGATAAAAAGCCCTTCTAAGCTTATTGCTAGGCGCATTGAAGAAGAGCTTTCAGATCCCACTCAAAAATATCATCTTTTCATATCTAAGTGA
- a CDS encoding DNA-directed DNA polymerase gives MDKWNVRLLSAGYKRIEDDLRIELYGITDDGRSICIYYKGFGPYFEVIEPSEELLTELSNDENVKSIERLDIFIRGKIKKAAKVFVTYPWLVPDFRSRIKSNFEVVAADIPFHHRFLYDVNMNACFCVEGEEVAGESSTDLTVNMGEGPSFKNIEPFNPDLKILSFDIENSIKEGTILAICYVTEENGVMKYHEPIHGDERSIIDNFTKIIQKEDPDVITGYNIDNYDIPTIMERGGISKAGKLLWGRDYSEPKKVGKRGWKITGRLVVDAWWSAKMQLRPKQETLNHIAKTYLGEEKLDVDPSHMDEEWANNKEKVLEYCKKDAELALKIVDYLEALRKLMDLSAVSKLPLEDVHTSGSSTLIDSILIREADRTLPPTAVPMTSTMNNDEDAIEGGYVHDIEPGLYHWVIVLDFKSMYPSLIIRNNICFTTLNPEGTIVAPNGAKFLSKDVKEGLLPRILTELMKQRDEIKKKMKESKTPDEYRYYDGLQNAVKVLMNAFYGVFASSFYRFTDHDIGSAITGFARETVKRLITELNEKGLKVVYSDTDSLFIQSPYQNLEDTVKFGKETAEKFSQEVSQMEFEKVLEPLFSHGKKKRYVGRSVWPENKMLIRGYEIRRSDAFEYQSNCLMSVFEKVLDDNPQEAIKIAKESVSRVLSGDVPIEDLVISRTSKSFNSYKDPDTQVNVIAAKKMISLGYDFTPGMKVSWIVTDSKKTPQEVEPYVSGRPFTYRPDYRYYAERLAQTLARVTEFFGWSEKDLIMGSQQVTLFDSSFEENPVISQKKSKPASKKTSKTTSLNDFF, from the coding sequence GTGGATAAATGGAATGTTCGTTTACTTTCAGCAGGTTATAAAAGAATAGAAGATGACCTCAGAATAGAGCTGTATGGAATTACAGATGATGGAAGGTCTATCTGCATATACTACAAAGGATTTGGTCCATATTTTGAGGTCATAGAACCTTCAGAAGAACTATTAACAGAACTTTCAAATGATGAAAATGTAAAAAGTATTGAAAGGTTAGACATTTTTATACGTGGCAAAATAAAAAAAGCTGCAAAGGTATTCGTTACATATCCATGGCTGGTACCTGACTTCAGATCGAGAATTAAATCCAATTTTGAAGTGGTGGCTGCTGACATTCCATTTCATCACAGGTTCCTCTACGATGTGAACATGAATGCATGTTTTTGTGTAGAAGGAGAAGAAGTAGCCGGAGAAAGCTCTACAGATTTGACGGTAAATATGGGAGAAGGACCGTCTTTTAAAAATATTGAGCCATTTAATCCTGATTTGAAAATATTGTCATTTGATATTGAAAATTCAATCAAAGAAGGGACGATTCTTGCGATTTGTTATGTAACAGAAGAAAATGGCGTAATGAAATATCATGAACCAATACATGGAGATGAAAGATCAATAATTGATAATTTTACAAAGATTATTCAAAAAGAAGATCCAGATGTCATCACTGGATACAATATTGATAACTACGATATTCCTACGATTATGGAAAGGGGCGGCATATCCAAAGCCGGTAAGCTCCTGTGGGGAAGGGATTATTCTGAACCCAAGAAGGTGGGTAAAAGAGGCTGGAAAATAACTGGCAGGTTAGTTGTTGATGCCTGGTGGTCTGCTAAAATGCAGCTGCGCCCAAAGCAGGAAACGCTGAATCATATAGCTAAAACATATCTTGGTGAAGAGAAGTTAGATGTTGATCCATCGCACATGGATGAAGAATGGGCCAATAATAAAGAGAAGGTTCTTGAGTATTGTAAAAAAGATGCTGAACTAGCTCTGAAGATCGTTGACTATCTGGAAGCGCTAAGAAAATTGATGGATCTTTCTGCAGTGTCTAAACTTCCACTTGAAGATGTTCATACATCTGGAAGTTCCACACTGATAGATTCTATATTGATACGTGAGGCAGATAGAACTCTACCGCCGACTGCTGTCCCTATGACCAGTACAATGAATAATGATGAGGATGCAATAGAAGGCGGCTATGTGCATGATATAGAACCTGGATTGTATCACTGGGTCATCGTCTTAGATTTCAAATCGATGTACCCCTCATTGATCATACGCAACAATATTTGTTTCACAACGTTGAATCCAGAAGGAACGATCGTAGCTCCTAACGGAGCAAAGTTCCTTTCAAAAGATGTTAAAGAAGGTCTTCTTCCAAGAATCTTAACTGAATTGATGAAACAGAGGGATGAGATCAAAAAGAAAATGAAAGAGAGCAAGACACCAGATGAGTATAGGTATTACGATGGTCTTCAGAATGCAGTAAAAGTCTTGATGAATGCGTTCTATGGAGTGTTTGCATCATCTTTCTACAGATTTACGGATCATGATATTGGAAGTGCGATAACTGGCTTTGCAAGAGAGACTGTTAAGCGGTTAATAACAGAATTGAATGAGAAAGGATTGAAGGTTGTTTACTCTGACACGGATTCGCTGTTTATTCAGTCCCCATACCAGAATCTCGAAGACACTGTAAAATTTGGGAAAGAAACTGCAGAAAAGTTTTCTCAAGAAGTTTCTCAAATGGAGTTTGAAAAGGTACTGGAACCGTTATTTTCTCATGGTAAAAAAAAGAGATATGTGGGAAGGTCTGTGTGGCCAGAAAATAAGATGCTGATCAGAGGCTATGAGATAAGAAGAAGTGATGCTTTTGAGTATCAGAGCAATTGCCTGATGTCCGTATTCGAAAAAGTACTAGATGATAACCCGCAAGAAGCAATAAAAATAGCCAAGGAAAGTGTATCTAGAGTGTTATCGGGGGACGTGCCGATTGAAGATCTGGTTATATCAAGGACGAGCAAATCGTTCAATTCATACAAGGATCCTGACACCCAAGTAAATGTTATTGCAGCAAAGAAGATGATTTCATTAGGTTATGATTTTACTCCTGGTATGAAGGTGTCATGGATTGTAACAGATTCCAAAAAGACCCCTCAAGAAGTAGAGCCATATGTCAGCGGAAGACCGTTTACATATCGTCCAGATTACAGATACTATGCAGAAAGACTGGCACAGACTCTTGCGAGAGTTACAGAATTCTTTGGCTGGAGCGAGAAAGATCTGATCATGGGATCTCAGCAGGTAACACTGTTCGATTCATCATTTGAAGAAAATCCGGTAATTTCACAGAAAAAGTCCAAACCAGCTAGCAAAAAGACCAGCAAAACTACTAGTCTAAATGACTTTTTCTGA
- a CDS encoding 50S ribosomal protein L21e produces MVKASKGLRRKTRNILGKTPRTKGMSPITHEFRNFEVGEKVNVVIDPAVHHGMPHMRFQGKTGVVSGKQGRAYVVELKDGDKPKTVVTRPEHLKKSL; encoded by the coding sequence ATGGTCAAAGCTTCAAAAGGCCTTAGGCGTAAAACACGCAACATTCTTGGAAAAACACCCCGCACAAAGGGCATGTCACCAATTACACATGAGTTTAGAAACTTTGAAGTGGGAGAAAAAGTAAACGTAGTAATTGATCCTGCTGTACATCATGGGATGCCCCATATGCGTTTCCAGGGAAAAACTGGCGTGGTTTCAGGTAAACAGGGCCGCGCATATGTTGTAGAATTAAAAGACGGTGACAAACCAAAGACAGTAGTTACCCGTCCAGAACACTTGAAAAAGAGTTTGTGA
- a CDS encoding tRNA pseudouridine(54/55) synthase Pus10 encodes MNKIVSRADQALSSHDLCDHCLGRLFAHVDTGTTNAERGRNMRIAVSLERSARSEELPAHEECWICEEIFDSLDRFADACIAELSKIEYKTFLVGTKVSPDIQDREERLWAEVGGEDAEPIKAELNREIGKIMEARTQKEVDFKNPDAVTLVDTRFSHVEMTVTPLFIYGRYNKYSREIPQTIWPCRVCRGKGCERCNGLGKMYQTSVQEIIGDIAIKMAEGSDHFFHGMGREDIDARMLGTGRPFVLEISNPKKRSIDLNVLECESNKNEDASYSDLRFSSRDEVRKIKNASPDKTYSATVSMQDKVNKGLVDEVLQSLSQACITQQTPVRVSHRRADLARKRHIREINLKDFSENSMVLEITAESGTYIKEFVSGDGGRTVPSISEKLGIDCKVTALDVIQILDNVHEV; translated from the coding sequence ATGAATAAAATTGTTTCAAGAGCAGATCAAGCCCTGAGTTCACATGATTTGTGCGATCATTGTCTGGGAAGACTCTTTGCCCACGTAGATACAGGAACTACAAATGCAGAACGGGGTCGGAATATGCGCATCGCTGTCAGTTTAGAGCGCTCTGCAAGAAGCGAAGAACTGCCCGCACATGAAGAATGCTGGATATGTGAAGAGATATTTGACAGTCTGGATCGTTTTGCAGACGCCTGTATAGCTGAACTTTCAAAAATAGAGTATAAGACTTTCCTGGTCGGCACCAAAGTAAGTCCTGATATACAAGACCGCGAAGAAAGATTATGGGCTGAAGTCGGAGGAGAAGACGCAGAACCAATTAAAGCGGAATTGAATAGAGAAATAGGCAAGATCATGGAAGCGCGTACTCAAAAAGAAGTAGATTTTAAAAATCCAGATGCAGTCACTCTGGTGGATACCCGTTTTAGTCATGTAGAAATGACAGTTACTCCTTTATTCATATATGGCAGATACAACAAGTATTCAAGAGAGATCCCGCAGACGATATGGCCATGCAGGGTATGTCGGGGAAAAGGCTGCGAGCGCTGCAATGGTCTTGGAAAAATGTATCAGACGAGTGTTCAAGAGATCATAGGAGATATTGCCATCAAAATGGCTGAAGGCAGCGATCATTTCTTTCATGGAATGGGCAGAGAAGACATAGATGCCAGAATGTTAGGTACTGGAAGACCATTCGTTCTTGAAATATCCAACCCTAAAAAGCGTTCAATCGATCTTAATGTTCTAGAATGTGAGTCGAACAAAAATGAGGATGCTAGTTACTCAGACTTGCGATTCTCAAGCAGAGATGAAGTTCGTAAAATTAAAAATGCATCACCCGATAAAACCTATTCAGCGACGGTGTCTATGCAGGATAAAGTTAATAAAGGGTTAGTGGATGAGGTACTCCAGTCGTTAAGTCAAGCATGCATTACCCAGCAGACGCCAGTTCGTGTAAGTCACAGAAGAGCAGACCTAGCACGAAAAAGACACATCCGTGAGATCAACCTAAAAGATTTCTCGGAAAACAGCATGGTGCTTGAGATCACAGCGGAATCCGGTACATATATCAAGGAATTCGTCAGTGGGGATGGGGGCCGTACAGTCCCTAGTATCTCTGAAAAACTCGGCATCGACTGCAAAGTTACCGCGCTTGATGTCATACAGATACTTGATAACGTTCACGAGGTATAA
- a CDS encoding serine protein kinase RIO, with the protein MPEKEAYAQLEHKLMALRENSRTGDERKTLDEVFDHETVMGIYKLMTSKIIESVLFPISTGKEGNVFACENLQGKLLALKIYRTSNSTFNRINKYIEGDKRFLGISGSKRKVMAAWASKEFRNLQRMHEARVNVPEPIKFHRNMVVMEYIGSKTAPAPTLRQVALDDPSKVYKNTIDNISLMYQKAGLVHADLSEYNILYYKRKPVIIDVGQAVLTDHLNSKDFLERDVKNINRYFRSLDVDIEDSDHIINNIMGIKG; encoded by the coding sequence ATGCCGGAAAAAGAAGCTTATGCTCAATTGGAGCATAAGTTAATGGCTCTTAGAGAAAACAGTCGAACTGGTGATGAAAGAAAAACTCTCGATGAAGTTTTCGACCACGAGACAGTCATGGGAATATACAAGCTTATGACTTCAAAAATAATCGAGAGTGTACTATTCCCAATATCAACTGGTAAAGAAGGAAATGTCTTTGCCTGTGAAAATCTCCAAGGTAAACTGCTGGCTCTAAAGATATATCGAACATCAAACTCAACATTTAACCGCATCAACAAGTACATCGAAGGAGATAAGCGGTTTCTGGGAATATCAGGCTCTAAACGAAAAGTTATGGCTGCCTGGGCAAGCAAAGAATTTAGGAATTTACAAAGGATGCATGAAGCTAGGGTAAATGTACCAGAGCCTATCAAATTCCACCGCAACATGGTAGTCATGGAATACATAGGTTCTAAAACTGCCCCGGCACCAACCCTCAGGCAAGTAGCATTGGATGATCCTTCGAAAGTTTACAAAAATACCATAGATAATATCAGTCTTATGTATCAAAAGGCTGGTCTGGTACATGCGGATTTGAGTGAGTACAATATATTATATTACAAACGTAAACCAGTGATAATCGATGTCGGTCAGGCAGTTCTAACCGATCATCTAAATTCAAAAGATTTTCTTGAAAGAGATGTGAAAAATATCAACAGATACTTCAGGTCACTAGATGTAGACATTGAAGATTCAGATCATATTATCAATAATATAATGGGGATTAAAGGATGA
- a CDS encoding CBS domain-containing protein, producing the protein MADMNMKFSETKIGDVFDDMVTKPSVVQKGTKIRQIIDLMIENPLSRKAYVVDADEKLLGMVNTETLLRLVGYRIGVRKSGGVAFYQFLRDSLKEEIDDIMTSVVPIKKDTMLTDAIELMVKQHLNDLPIVDENGKLIGEMISLNIFKKARDLFED; encoded by the coding sequence ATGGCCGATATGAACATGAAATTCAGTGAAACCAAAATTGGAGACGTATTTGATGATATGGTAACTAAACCCTCAGTGGTTCAGAAAGGTACTAAAATACGCCAGATTATCGACCTGATGATTGAAAATCCCCTTTCCCGTAAAGCCTATGTGGTGGATGCTGATGAAAAACTTCTTGGTATGGTCAATACCGAGACTCTGCTCCGTTTAGTTGGGTATAGAATAGGTGTCAGGAAATCTGGGGGTGTGGCTTTTTATCAGTTTCTTAGAGACTCATTAAAGGAAGAAATCGATGACATCATGACATCGGTTGTACCGATTAAAAAAGATACAATGCTCACCGATGCCATTGAACTCATGGTTAAACAGCATCTTAACGATCTGCCGATTGTTGACGAAAATGGAAAACTCATCGGTGAGATGATCAGTCTTAATATATTCAAAAAGGCCAGAGATCTTTTTGAAGATTAA
- a CDS encoding Rpb4 family DNA-directed RNA polymerase subunit yields MPEECYVTLSEAKKMLDEAGEERELNLTQKFAQEHASKVARLSVEDAKNLQAELADMKFIPENVQIKIVDFLPEYPEEVRVLFSKERMILEKTHIDQILSAVGKYK; encoded by the coding sequence ATGCCTGAAGAATGCTACGTAACACTTTCAGAAGCAAAGAAGATGCTTGACGAAGCAGGTGAAGAGAGAGAGTTGAATCTTACTCAGAAATTTGCACAAGAACATGCATCAAAGGTTGCTAGGCTCAGTGTAGAAGATGCTAAAAATCTTCAGGCAGAACTCGCAGACATGAAATTCATTCCTGAGAATGTTCAGATAAAAATCGTTGATTTTCTGCCAGAATACCCAGAAGAGGTAAGAGTGCTTTTCTCAAAAGAAAGAATGATATTAGAAAAGACTCATATTGATCAGATACTATCTGCTGTAGGGAAGTACAAGTAA
- the rsmA gene encoding 16S rRNA (adenine(1518)-N(6)/adenine(1519)-N(6))-dimethyltransferase RsmA: protein MNPSQLAAELSSIGVSPSKSRGQNFLIDDSVADRQITYASICPEDTVLEIGPGLGMITNRLASKAKQVIAIETDKKLADYLSKKLPSNVELITADALCVDFPKFDVMVANLPYSISSPIVFKILNYDFRNAVVMLQKEFADRMVAKPGSKDYSRLSVSTYYRSQCRILENVPASKFYPAPKVDSAVVEIIPREPPFTLSNKSFFFKLTEMLFQHRRKKIRTILKSKRLIEMDGDIPYLDLRVETLSPEQIGELSEAILALNDR from the coding sequence ATGAATCCTTCACAGCTAGCAGCAGAACTATCATCAATAGGTGTGTCCCCATCGAAATCTCGGGGTCAGAACTTTTTGATTGATGATAGTGTAGCAGACAGACAGATTACATATGCTAGCATATGCCCGGAAGATACTGTGCTGGAAATTGGTCCAGGACTAGGCATGATTACAAATAGACTTGCATCTAAAGCCAAACAAGTAATCGCCATAGAAACTGATAAAAAATTAGCAGATTATCTGTCTAAAAAACTACCATCGAATGTAGAACTAATTACTGCGGATGCATTGTGTGTAGATTTTCCAAAATTCGATGTTATGGTAGCTAACCTTCCGTACTCAATATCTTCTCCGATAGTTTTTAAAATTCTTAATTATGACTTTAGAAACGCGGTAGTAATGTTACAAAAAGAATTTGCAGACAGAATGGTTGCAAAGCCCGGATCCAAAGACTACTCAAGATTGAGTGTATCTACATATTATCGTTCACAGTGTAGAATACTTGAAAATGTTCCTGCATCCAAGTTTTATCCCGCACCTAAAGTAGATTCGGCTGTCGTAGAGATCATACCGCGAGAGCCTCCATTTACACTATCCAATAAATCATTCTTTTTTAAGTTAACTGAAATGTTGTTTCAACACCGCAGGAAAAAGATAAGAACAATCCTAAAATCCAAAAGATTAATCGAGATGGATGGAGACATTCCATACCTAGATCTTAGAGTTGAAACCTTATCTCCAGAACAGATTGGTGAGCTATCAGAGGCCATTTTAGCACTAAATGACCGTTAG
- a CDS encoding redox-regulated ATPase YchF, which translates to MQIGIVGKPNVGKSTFFSAATMAPAEIAAYPFTTIKANKGVAYARGKCPHVDFEVQCVPRNAICDEGVRHIPIEMLDVAGLVPDAWQGRGLGNMFLDDLRQADVLIHIVDASGSTDIEGNSVPLGSHDPVEDVEFLKNEIACWMRGILEKGWDKAARQAYQTGQRIEIVIHEKLTGLGVTESQISAAMRDVELSSNPLSWSPEDMLQLMHHIRKYAKPIIVAMNKADMANDETLERIKKAAGGMAIPTCAEAELALKKAAKGGLISYKPGDSSFKTMDGVNLSDGQKAALDKISEEISRYGGTGVQNCIEKAVYELLEMISVYPVEDESKLTDHDGRVLPDVFLVPNGTTARELAYKIHTDLGDTFIRAINVRTHRTVGSDYILLNNDVISIVSRK; encoded by the coding sequence ATGCAGATAGGAATCGTCGGAAAGCCTAACGTTGGAAAATCCACCTTTTTCAGTGCAGCGACGATGGCGCCTGCAGAAATTGCAGCATACCCATTCACAACAATCAAAGCAAACAAAGGTGTAGCATATGCAAGAGGAAAATGTCCCCATGTAGATTTTGAAGTGCAATGCGTCCCTCGCAATGCAATCTGCGATGAGGGAGTAAGGCACATTCCTATAGAGATGCTTGATGTAGCTGGCCTTGTACCAGATGCCTGGCAAGGCCGAGGATTGGGAAATATGTTCCTCGATGATTTGAGACAGGCTGACGTATTAATTCACATAGTTGATGCTTCTGGATCTACAGACATTGAAGGAAATTCTGTACCGCTCGGAAGCCATGATCCAGTAGAAGATGTTGAATTCTTAAAAAATGAAATAGCATGCTGGATGAGGGGAATCCTGGAAAAAGGATGGGATAAAGCGGCCAGACAAGCTTACCAAACCGGCCAGCGTATTGAAATTGTGATTCATGAAAAACTTACTGGGTTGGGAGTTACAGAATCTCAGATAAGTGCAGCTATGAGAGATGTTGAACTAAGCAGCAATCCATTAAGCTGGAGTCCAGAAGATATGTTACAGCTAATGCATCACATACGAAAATATGCTAAGCCAATCATTGTTGCAATGAATAAAGCAGACATGGCAAATGATGAGACTCTTGAAAGAATTAAAAAGGCAGCAGGTGGAATGGCAATACCTACATGCGCAGAGGCCGAATTAGCTCTTAAAAAAGCTGCTAAGGGCGGATTAATTTCGTATAAACCGGGAGATTCGTCATTTAAAACAATGGATGGAGTAAACTTATCGGATGGTCAAAAAGCTGCATTGGATAAAATCTCAGAAGAGATCAGCAGATATGGTGGTACAGGTGTGCAAAACTGCATAGAAAAGGCCGTTTATGAACTTCTGGAAATGATATCTGTTTACCCTGTCGAAGATGAGAGTAAACTTACAGATCATGACGGCCGTGTTCTTCCAGATGTATTCTTAGTTCCAAATGGCACAACTGCACGAGAACTCGCATATAAGATACATACAGATTTGGGAGATACGTTCATTCGTGCAATAAATGTCCGAACCCATAGAACTGTGGGCAGCGACTACATCCTTCTGAATAATGACGTAATCTCAATCGTATCAAGGAAGTGA
- the eif1A gene encoding translation initiation factor eIF-1A has product MTSYDSEEVSEEITRCPFPNHKEGEIFGVADQLLGASHIKVMCEDGTSRIGRIPGKIRKRMWIREGDLLIVRPWEFQDDKADIKYRYTKTQASYLHRRKAIPKTLDIF; this is encoded by the coding sequence AGGAGATTACCCGCTGTCCGTTTCCAAATCACAAAGAAGGAGAGATATTTGGCGTTGCCGATCAGCTTCTAGGTGCATCTCACATTAAAGTGATGTGCGAAGATGGTACATCCAGAATAGGACGTATCCCTGGTAAGATCCGAAAAAGGATGTGGATCAGAGAAGGAGATTTGTTGATAGTCAGACCCTGGGAATTCCAAGATGATAAAGCAGATATAAAATATAGGTACACTAAGACCCAGGCTAGCTATCTGCATCGCAGAAAAGCAATTCCAAAGACTCTGGATATATTCTGA
- a CDS encoding KH domain-containing protein, with translation MRLIRIPKERVGALIGEKGETKALVQKITGVKLNISSEGEVDIEENPDDPVASLKVMDFVKAVGRGFSPQRAMRLLEEDEYLEVIEIADYIGSKKPEQMTRVRSRLIGSQGKTRRIIEDLTGVNMSIFGSTVCLIGNSVQLPVAKTAVEMILRGSEHSTVYRYLERSRPMLRIAEMGFD, from the coding sequence ATGAGACTCATACGCATACCAAAAGAAAGAGTAGGGGCGTTAATCGGAGAAAAAGGAGAGACGAAAGCTCTTGTTCAAAAGATTACTGGTGTGAAACTAAACATAAGCAGTGAAGGTGAAGTAGATATTGAAGAAAATCCAGATGATCCTGTTGCATCTCTAAAAGTAATGGATTTTGTAAAAGCTGTTGGAAGAGGATTTTCTCCACAGAGAGCAATGAGATTACTAGAAGAAGATGAATATCTGGAAGTTATAGAAATTGCAGATTATATCGGCAGTAAAAAACCAGAACAAATGACTCGTGTAAGGTCCAGGCTTATAGGATCTCAAGGAAAAACGAGAAGAATAATTGAAGACCTGACTGGTGTAAATATGTCTATTTTTGGAAGTACTGTATGTCTGATAGGAAATTCAGTACAGCTGCCTGTAGCAAAAACGGCCGTTGAAATGATCCTGCGTGGAAGTGAACATTCCACAGTTTATAGATACTTAGAAAGATCCAGACCAATGCTCAGAATTGCTGAGATGGGTTTTGACTGA
- a CDS encoding ABC transporter permease: MHQYNWKRGIILIRFAQRNLKLFFRDRTAVLFSLMGAIIVIALYILFLGDVWTDSLDVEGSRYLMDSWIMSGVLAITSITATMGAFGTFVDDRAKGIIRDFNASPVKKYEMAGGYILSTFIIGIIMSLVALIFAEAYIVASGGEFLSAVNMLKVLGIMLLSVISSSALVFFIVSFFHTTQSFATASTILGTLIGFITGVFIPIGALPSVIQWVVMIFPVSHSALLFRQVFMEAPMSASFAGAPSNVIADFNHEMGVTFTYGNFTPGFEFSIVVLIITAALFYILAILNLSRKNKV; the protein is encoded by the coding sequence ATTCATCAATATAATTGGAAAAGAGGTATCATTCTGATCAGATTCGCTCAGCGAAATTTAAAGCTCTTTTTTCGGGACAGAACGGCTGTATTGTTCTCATTGATGGGAGCTATAATTGTTATTGCCCTCTATATTCTATTTCTTGGAGATGTTTGGACTGATTCTTTGGATGTTGAAGGGTCAAGGTATCTCATGGACAGTTGGATAATGTCCGGAGTTTTAGCAATCACATCAATAACAGCAACTATGGGAGCATTTGGAACATTTGTGGATGACCGTGCTAAAGGAATAATTAGAGATTTTAACGCATCTCCAGTTAAGAAATATGAAATGGCCGGCGGATATATTCTCAGTACATTCATCATCGGAATTATAATGAGTTTAGTGGCTTTGATATTTGCCGAAGCATATATAGTTGCCAGCGGAGGGGAATTTCTCAGTGCTGTAAACATGCTCAAAGTCCTTGGAATCATGCTTTTGTCTGTAATATCTTCAAGTGCACTGGTCTTCTTCATAGTCAGTTTCTTTCATACGACTCAGTCTTTTGCGACTGCTAGTACTATACTGGGCACGTTAATTGGTTTCATAACTGGTGTATTCATACCGATTGGTGCTCTGCCTTCTGTAATCCAGTGGGTCGTTATGATTTTTCCAGTATCCCATTCTGCGCTTCTTTTCCGTCAAGTATTCATGGAAGCCCCTATGAGTGCAAGCTTTGCAGGCGCCCCTTCAAACGTCATTGCTGATTTCAATCATGAAATGGGTGTTACATTCACATATGGTAACTTTACACCAGGATTTGAATTCAGTATTGTTGTACTCATTATAACAGCAGCATTGTTCTATATCCTTGCGATTTTAAATCTTTCAAGGAAAAACAAAGTATGA